From a single Paenibacillus sp. FSL W8-0426 genomic region:
- a CDS encoding alpha/beta hydrolase-fold protein, whose translation MSSLETRSVIECLSEFKATRLGNSRNIHVYLPPGYHEHTDKRYPVVYMHAGQRAFGLSKPGQETWQMDVAADRLIGLGLMEELIIVGISHVRPVTHNEFYHYAAPVREAVDVGCSGLLYEHFIVHELKPFIDRRYRTLTEPEHTGMIGSSAAALCTFHIGMRHPDVFGKLMMLSPFFYDVQLDASSPGRLKEEPMIRLPAGKPDVRMWMDIGDMEGLFLPSQIREVVDKLLDRGYVAGKDLIYLEQPDAGHQEADWAERVHLPLLCMFGKKGSPASLELKGRSVLGLKGDMKCRINALLRYDNGVKVSLLEGTYISEQPDVLKVLPDGTLIPVATGRAVVRLQFGELTATKAYTVVEELSGHVLICLSAQSPSREPAEDTIYGGMGMKLKHVGDGHYEGCFEVPRDSGFRFRFTRGFRRFETDPDGRPMPNRVFRATHPQSLHYTIRSWGDSPARNETRR comes from the coding sequence ATGAGTTCATTGGAGACAAGGTCGGTTATCGAATGTTTGAGCGAATTCAAGGCAACGCGGCTGGGCAACAGCCGAAATATCCATGTGTATCTGCCTCCGGGATATCATGAGCATACCGATAAAAGGTATCCGGTCGTTTATATGCATGCAGGCCAGCGCGCTTTCGGCCTCTCCAAGCCGGGCCAGGAAACGTGGCAGATGGATGTGGCGGCAGACCGCCTGATCGGTTTGGGGCTCATGGAGGAGCTGATTATTGTGGGCATCTCCCATGTTCGCCCGGTTACGCACAATGAGTTTTACCATTATGCTGCGCCGGTCCGCGAAGCTGTAGACGTGGGATGCTCGGGGCTGCTGTACGAACATTTCATCGTGCATGAGCTCAAGCCGTTCATTGACCGGCGATATCGGACGTTAACGGAGCCGGAGCATACGGGGATGATCGGATCATCCGCAGCCGCATTGTGCACGTTCCATATCGGCATGCGCCATCCGGACGTTTTTGGCAAGCTGATGATGTTGTCGCCGTTTTTTTATGACGTGCAGTTGGATGCGAGTTCCCCGGGACGGCTGAAAGAAGAGCCGATGATTCGGCTTCCCGCAGGAAAACCAGACGTACGGATGTGGATGGATATCGGGGATATGGAAGGTCTGTTCCTTCCAAGCCAAATTAGAGAGGTTGTTGACAAACTTCTGGACCGTGGTTACGTGGCTGGCAAGGACCTCATTTACCTGGAACAACCCGATGCCGGCCATCAGGAAGCCGATTGGGCCGAACGCGTACATCTTCCTTTGCTGTGCATGTTTGGCAAAAAAGGCAGCCCGGCTTCCCTCGAACTCAAGGGCAGAAGTGTTCTAGGGTTGAAAGGAGATATGAAATGCCGAATTAATGCTCTGCTACGCTATGACAACGGCGTTAAGGTCAGTCTGCTGGAAGGGACATACATTTCCGAACAACCTGACGTGCTCAAGGTACTGCCGGATGGAACGCTGATTCCCGTCGCTACCGGCAGGGCGGTCGTTCGGCTTCAGTTCGGGGAATTGACGGCAACCAAGGCGTACACCGTCGTGGAGGAGCTTTCCGGTCACGTTCTCATCTGCCTGAGCGCACAATCGCCGTCTCGCGAACCTGCGGAAGACACCATATACGGCGGCATGGGCATGAAGCTGAAACATGTCGGAGACGGACATTACGAAGGATGCTTCGAAGTTCCGCGGGACAGCGGTTTCCGTTTCCGGTTTACGCGTGGTTTCCGCCGATTTGAGACCGACCCGGATGGTCGGCCGATGCCCAATCGCGTCTTCCGGGCCACGCATCCGCAGTCTCTCCATTATACGATCCGTTCCTGGGGCGACAGCCCGGCCAGAAACGAAACGAGGAGGTAA
- a CDS encoding alpha-amylase family glycosyl hydrolase, giving the protein MLNVTKRIILSTTLTLGLLAGSALPFLPAASVLADPDTAVTNKQNFSTDVIYQVFTDRFLDGDPSNNPSGAAYDASCTNLKLYCGGDWQGLINKINDNYFTDLGITALWISQPVENIHAVVNYSGVNNTSYHGYWARDFKKTNPYFGSMTDFQNLIQTAHAKGIKIVIDFAPNHTSPAMETDTSFAENGKLYDNGTLLGGYTNDTNGYFHHNGGSDFSSLENGIYKNLYDLADLNHNNATIDKYFKDAINLWLDMGVDGIRVDAVKHMPEGWQKSWMSGIYSHQPVFTFGEWFLGSSAADADNTKFANTSGMSLLDFRFNAEVRNVFRDNTSNMHALDSMISSTAADYTQVNDQVTFIDNHDMDRFKTSAVNNRQLEQALAFTLTSRGVPAIYYGTEQYLTGNGDPNNRAKMPSFSKTTTAFNVISKLAPLRKSNPAIAYGSTQQRWINNDVYVYERKFGKSVAVVAINRNQSSSASISGLATSLPSGTYTDVLGGALNGNSITSNNGSVPTFTLAAGGTAVWQYTAPESTPTIGHVGPMMGKPGNVITIDGRGFGATKGTVYFGTTAVTGSAIQSWEDTQIKVTVPAVAAGNYAVKVTAGGVTSNSYNGFNILTGEQVTVRFVVNNASTSLGQNVYLTGNVAELGNWSTGANAVGPTFNQVIHAYPTWYYDVSVPAGTPLEFKFFKKSGSTVTWENGSNHTFTTPASGTATVNVNWQ; this is encoded by the coding sequence ATGTTGAATGTGACCAAACGCATCATTCTCAGCACCACGTTAACCCTCGGCTTGCTGGCCGGGAGCGCACTCCCCTTCCTGCCGGCGGCTTCCGTGCTTGCAGACCCCGACACTGCCGTAACGAACAAGCAGAATTTCAGCACGGACGTCATCTATCAAGTATTCACCGACCGCTTTCTGGACGGCGATCCTTCCAACAACCCTTCCGGAGCAGCGTACGATGCCAGCTGTACCAACCTGAAATTGTACTGCGGCGGGGACTGGCAGGGATTGATCAACAAAATCAACGACAACTATTTCACGGACCTGGGCATCACGGCGCTCTGGATTTCGCAGCCGGTAGAAAACATCCATGCCGTCGTCAATTACTCCGGCGTCAACAACACTTCCTACCATGGATACTGGGCGCGGGATTTCAAGAAAACCAACCCGTACTTCGGTTCCATGACCGACTTCCAGAACCTTATTCAGACCGCTCATGCCAAAGGCATCAAAATCGTCATCGACTTTGCTCCAAACCATACGTCACCGGCCATGGAGACCGATACCTCGTTCGCCGAGAACGGCAAGCTGTATGACAACGGCACGCTCCTTGGCGGTTACACCAACGACACCAACGGTTACTTCCACCATAACGGCGGCTCGGACTTCTCTTCCCTCGAGAACGGAATCTACAAAAACCTTTATGATCTCGCCGACTTGAACCACAACAATGCGACCATTGACAAATACTTCAAAGACGCCATCAACCTCTGGCTTGACATGGGCGTCGACGGCATCCGCGTGGATGCGGTCAAACACATGCCGGAAGGCTGGCAAAAGAGCTGGATGTCGGGCATTTACAGCCATCAGCCCGTATTCACGTTCGGTGAGTGGTTCCTCGGCTCTTCCGCTGCGGATGCGGACAACACCAAATTCGCGAACACTTCAGGCATGAGCCTGCTTGATTTCCGCTTCAATGCCGAAGTGCGGAACGTGTTCCGCGACAACACGTCGAACATGCATGCACTGGATTCCATGATCAGCAGCACAGCAGCAGACTACACGCAAGTCAATGACCAGGTGACCTTTATCGATAACCATGACATGGACCGTTTCAAAACAAGCGCTGTCAACAACCGGCAGTTGGAACAGGCTTTGGCCTTCACGCTGACATCCCGCGGCGTGCCTGCCATCTATTACGGCACTGAACAATACCTGACCGGAAACGGCGATCCGAACAACCGCGCCAAAATGCCATCGTTCTCCAAAACAACAACGGCATTCAACGTGATCAGCAAGCTGGCTCCGCTGCGCAAATCCAATCCGGCCATCGCTTACGGCTCGACGCAGCAGCGCTGGATTAATAATGACGTGTACGTCTATGAACGGAAATTCGGCAAAAGCGTTGCCGTCGTGGCGATCAACCGCAACCAATCGTCCTCTGCCTCCATTAGCGGACTTGCAACGTCCCTGCCTTCGGGAACGTACACGGACGTCCTTGGCGGCGCGCTGAACGGCAACAGCATTACGTCCAACAACGGCAGCGTTCCTACATTCACGTTGGCCGCAGGCGGAACGGCAGTCTGGCAGTACACGGCTCCCGAAAGCACGCCGACGATCGGGCACGTCGGGCCGATGATGGGCAAACCCGGCAACGTCATCACGATCGACGGCCGCGGCTTCGGCGCAACCAAAGGCACCGTTTACTTCGGCACAACGGCCGTAACCGGATCTGCGATCCAATCGTGGGAAGATACCCAAATCAAAGTTACCGTTCCTGCCGTTGCAGCGGGCAATTACGCGGTGAAGGTAACCGCAGGCGGCGTAACCAGCAACAGCTATAACGGCTTTAATATTTTGACCGGCGAGCAGGTCACCGTTCGATTCGTTGTCAATAATGCATCGACATCCCTGGGCCAGAACGTGTACTTGACCGGCAACGTTGCCGAGCTCGGTAACTGGTCCACAGGAGCAAACGCCGTTGGGCCAACGTTCAACCAGGTCATTCACGCCTATCCGACATGGTATTACGACGTTAGCGTGCCTGCCGGAACGCCGCTCGAGTTCAAGTTTTTCAAGAAAAGCGGCTCTACCGTCACATGGGAAAACGGATCGAATCACACCTTCACCACGCCAGCCAGCGGCACCGCAACCGTAAACGTGAACTGGCAATAA
- a CDS encoding serine hydrolase domain-containing protein — MDFKPLASFIDRITAWRVPWAEVLVMHRNETVFRYRNGFANLEEQTPIGEGAIINLYSMTKIMTCVAALQLVERGQMLLGDPISNYLPEYAEMTVRKTLPNGEVRLEKATKAITVRDLFTMTAGFSYDVGAPSIQEAVKSTNGTLSTREFAKALAKEPLLFEPGTQWNYSMCHDVLGALIEVVDGRRFGTYLKEEITDPLGMHDTAFDLNDEQQARLIPQYAYNDELGKAVRMDGNGFRVGTALESGGAGLLSTVSDYALFLNALTGRGTSPDGVRILSQASVELMRTDHLNDLTRGDYSWDQMKGYGYGLGVRTHVSKAGSGSLSPLGEFGWSGAAGCMAIIDPDSELTVMYAQHLLNSQEPYIQPRLRNIVYACL, encoded by the coding sequence ATGGATTTTAAACCGCTTGCTTCATTTATCGACCGCATCACTGCTTGGCGTGTTCCGTGGGCGGAAGTACTTGTCATGCATCGCAACGAAACGGTTTTCCGTTATCGCAACGGCTTTGCTAATTTGGAAGAGCAAACGCCCATCGGCGAAGGCGCGATCATCAACTTGTACTCCATGACCAAAATCATGACCTGCGTCGCAGCGCTTCAGCTTGTGGAGAGAGGACAAATGCTGCTTGGCGACCCGATCTCGAACTATCTGCCGGAATATGCCGAGATGACGGTCAGAAAAACTTTGCCGAACGGGGAAGTGCGGCTGGAGAAAGCGACAAAAGCCATTACGGTGCGCGACCTGTTTACGATGACGGCCGGATTTTCCTATGACGTTGGAGCACCATCTATCCAGGAGGCCGTGAAGAGCACGAACGGCACGTTGTCGACGCGTGAATTTGCGAAGGCGCTTGCGAAAGAGCCGCTGCTGTTCGAGCCCGGGACGCAGTGGAATTACAGCATGTGCCACGATGTGCTTGGCGCTTTGATTGAAGTCGTGGATGGCAGACGGTTCGGCACATACTTAAAAGAGGAAATCACCGACCCGCTCGGCATGCACGATACGGCATTTGACCTGAATGACGAGCAGCAGGCCAGATTGATCCCGCAGTATGCGTACAATGACGAGCTTGGCAAAGCCGTTCGCATGGACGGCAACGGTTTCCGGGTAGGCACGGCGCTGGAAAGCGGAGGCGCAGGATTGTTGTCTACCGTCAGCGATTACGCGCTGTTCCTGAATGCATTGACTGGGCGCGGCACAAGCCCGGACGGCGTGCGCATCTTGTCACAGGCTTCGGTCGAACTGATGCGTACGGACCATCTGAATGATTTGACCCGAGGCGACTACTCCTGGGATCAAATGAAAGGCTACGGCTACGGGTTAGGCGTACGGACCCATGTCTCCAAGGCCGGCAGCGGCTCCTTGAGTCCGCTGGGCGAGTTCGGCTGGAGCGGCGCTGCCGGCTGCATGGCCATCATCGATCCGGATTCGGAACTTACGGTTATGTATGCGCAGCACCTGTTGAACAGTCAGGAGCCGTACATCCAGCCTCGCTTGAGAAATATCGTTTACGCCTGCTTATAG